The following are encoded together in the Argonema galeatum A003/A1 genome:
- the gor gene encoding glutathione-disulfide reductase — protein sequence MAYDYDLFVIGAGSGGLAASKRAASYGAKVAIAEGDLVGGTCVIRGCVPKKLMVYASKFSHLYEDAVGYGWSKVESSFDWQKLVTAVDNEVMRLNQLHINFLEKAGVELIKSRATLLDPHTVEVDGRKITADKILIAVGGEAVKPNVPGAEYTVTSRGMFHLQEQPKHLVVIGAGYIAVEFACIMHGLGSQVSLMIRTDRILKGFDDDVRSGIQDAMTQHGINIICNSEAKKFEKVSEGIKITFSEKGKDTESTITADAVLVAIGRAPNLAELGLEKAGVETIFCEDEEMPRLHGYSVNCAITVDEYSRTSQPNIFAVGDCTNRINLTPVAIGEGRAFADTEFGNNSRIFSHQDVASAVFSQPEAASVGISEAEARQKLGDAVKTYRARFRPMFHSFTGADEKVTVKLVVDGNTDRVLGAHMVGENAAEIIQGIAIAVKMGATKKDFDATVGIHPSTAEEFVTLR from the coding sequence ATGGCATACGATTACGACCTCTTTGTGATAGGTGCAGGTTCCGGGGGGCTGGCGGCTTCCAAACGGGCGGCTTCCTATGGTGCTAAAGTAGCGATCGCAGAAGGCGATCTCGTCGGTGGTACCTGCGTAATTCGCGGCTGCGTACCCAAAAAGTTAATGGTATATGCCTCTAAGTTTTCCCACCTCTACGAAGACGCAGTTGGCTACGGTTGGAGTAAAGTCGAAAGCAGCTTTGATTGGCAAAAACTCGTTACCGCTGTCGATAATGAAGTGATGCGTCTGAATCAGCTGCATATTAACTTCTTGGAAAAAGCTGGCGTCGAATTAATTAAAAGTCGTGCCACTTTATTAGATCCTCATACCGTAGAAGTAGATGGGCGCAAAATCACCGCCGACAAAATTTTGATTGCCGTGGGAGGAGAAGCCGTCAAGCCGAATGTACCAGGTGCGGAATATACCGTCACTTCTCGCGGAATGTTTCACCTCCAGGAACAACCCAAACACCTGGTAGTTATTGGCGCTGGCTACATTGCCGTAGAATTCGCCTGTATCATGCACGGACTTGGTTCTCAAGTAAGTCTGATGATTCGGACCGATCGCATTTTAAAAGGTTTTGATGACGATGTTCGCAGCGGCATTCAAGATGCCATGACGCAACACGGTATCAACATTATCTGCAATAGCGAAGCAAAGAAATTCGAGAAAGTGTCAGAAGGTATTAAAATTACCTTTTCTGAAAAAGGCAAAGATACGGAATCGACAATAACGGCGGATGCGGTTTTGGTTGCGATCGGTCGCGCACCCAATTTAGCCGAACTCGGTTTAGAAAAAGCCGGTGTTGAAACTATCTTCTGCGAAGATGAAGAGATGCCCAGGTTGCACGGCTACAGCGTCAACTGTGCCATCACAGTCGATGAATACAGCCGCACCAGTCAGCCCAATATTTTTGCTGTAGGCGATTGCACCAACCGCATCAATTTAACGCCAGTTGCTATCGGTGAAGGTCGCGCTTTTGCCGATACTGAATTTGGCAATAATTCCCGCATCTTCAGTCACCAAGATGTAGCATCTGCGGTATTTTCCCAACCGGAAGCCGCTAGCGTGGGTATTAGCGAAGCGGAAGCCAGACAAAAATTGGGCGACGCCGTGAAGACATATCGCGCTCGTTTTCGTCCCATGTTTCACAGTTTTACTGGCGCTGATGAAAAAGTCACCGTCAAATTAGTTGTTGACGGTAATACCGATCGAGTATTGGGCGCTCACATGGTAGGCGAAAATGCGGCGGAAATTATTCAAGGCATAGCAATAGCCGTCAAAATGGGTGCTACCAAAAAAGACTTCGACGCCACAGTGGGGATTCACCCTTCTACCGCTGAGGAGTTTGTTACTTTGCGATAG